One window of Streptomyces sp. NBC_00273 genomic DNA carries:
- the nuoK gene encoding NADH-quinone oxidoreductase subunit NuoK — protein sequence MNPVNYLYLAALLFTIGAVGVLIRKNAIVLFMCVELMLNACNLAFVAFSRMHGNLDGQIIAFFTMVVAAAEVVVGLAIIVSLFRTRHSASVDDASLMKL from the coding sequence GTGAATCCGGTCAACTACCTGTACCTGGCGGCCCTGCTGTTCACGATCGGTGCCGTCGGGGTCCTGATCCGCAAGAACGCGATCGTGCTGTTCATGTGCGTCGAGCTGATGCTCAACGCCTGCAACCTCGCCTTCGTCGCGTTCTCCCGGATGCACGGCAACCTCGACGGCCAGATCATCGCGTTCTTCACGATGGTCGTCGCCGCCGCGGAGGTCGTGGTCGGCCTGGCGATCATCGTGTCGCTGTTCCGTACCCGCCACTCGGCCTCGGTCGACGACGCCAGCCTGATGAAGCTGTAA
- a CDS encoding NADH-quinone oxidoreductase subunit J encodes MSAIAAATSMTSTGEAIQFWILGTVAVIGALATILMKKAVHSALSLAGTMIILAVFYLANGAYFLGVVQVIVYTGAIMMLFLFVVMLVGVTAADSLKETIKGQRWLAALCGIGFGILLIAGIANAGLTHFNGLGRVNSGGHIEGLAQLIFTKYVFAFEITGALLITAAVGAMVLTHRERTERAATQRELAEKRVREGVQLPPLPAPGVYARHNAVDVAGLLPDGTPSELTVNRTLRARGQIRDVSSQAIDDLKALEQASSERLGREEASK; translated from the coding sequence ATGAGCGCCATCGCCGCCGCCACCTCCATGACCTCCACGGGCGAGGCGATCCAGTTCTGGATCCTCGGCACGGTCGCCGTCATCGGCGCACTGGCCACGATCCTGATGAAGAAGGCCGTGCACAGCGCCCTCAGCCTGGCCGGGACGATGATCATCCTGGCCGTCTTCTACCTCGCCAACGGGGCGTACTTCCTGGGCGTCGTCCAGGTCATCGTCTACACCGGCGCGATCATGATGCTCTTCCTCTTCGTGGTCATGCTCGTCGGCGTCACCGCCGCCGACTCCCTGAAGGAGACCATCAAGGGGCAGCGCTGGCTGGCAGCCCTGTGCGGAATCGGCTTCGGAATCCTGCTGATCGCCGGCATCGCCAACGCCGGGCTCACCCACTTCAACGGGCTCGGCCGGGTCAACTCGGGCGGGCACATCGAGGGCCTGGCACAGCTGATCTTCACCAAGTACGTCTTCGCCTTCGAGATCACCGGCGCGCTGCTGATCACCGCGGCCGTCGGCGCGATGGTGCTCACCCACCGCGAGCGCACCGAACGGGCCGCCACCCAGCGCGAACTCGCCGAGAAGCGGGTCCGCGAGGGCGTCCAGCTCCCGCCGCTGCCCGCGCCCGGCGTCTACGCCCGGCACAACGCGGTGGACGTCGCAGGTCTGCTGCCGGACGGCACCCCGTCCGAGCTGACCGTCAACCGGACGCTGCGCGCCCGCGGCCAGATCCGGGACGTCTCCAGCCAGGCCATCGACGACCTCAAGGCACTGGAGCAGGCCTCCTCGGAGCGCCTCGGCCGTGAGGAGGCCTCGAAGTGA
- the nuoI gene encoding NADH-quinone oxidoreductase subunit NuoI has product MSDEKWQNPVAGFGVTFKAMFKKRLTEQYPEQEKTTAPRFHGRHQLNRHPDGLEKCIGCELCAWACPADAIYVEGADNTEEERYSPGERYGRVYQINYARCILCGLCVEACPTRALTMTNEFELADSSRESLIYTKEQLLAGLTEGMVEAPHSIFPGTDDTDYYRGLVTGAAPGTVRQVAVSKGEVAGEVAPENGQSTEVDA; this is encoded by the coding sequence ATGTCCGACGAGAAGTGGCAGAACCCGGTGGCGGGCTTCGGCGTGACCTTCAAGGCCATGTTCAAGAAGCGCCTCACCGAGCAGTACCCGGAGCAGGAGAAGACGACCGCACCGCGCTTCCACGGACGGCATCAGCTCAACCGGCACCCCGACGGTCTGGAGAAGTGCATCGGGTGCGAGCTGTGTGCCTGGGCCTGTCCCGCCGACGCGATCTACGTGGAGGGTGCGGACAACACCGAGGAGGAGCGCTACTCCCCGGGTGAGCGGTACGGCCGGGTCTACCAGATCAACTACGCCCGCTGCATCCTGTGCGGGCTGTGCGTGGAGGCGTGCCCGACGAGGGCGCTGACCATGACGAACGAGTTCGAACTGGCTGACTCCAGCCGCGAATCGCTCATCTACACCAAGGAGCAGCTGCTGGCCGGCCTGACCGAGGGCATGGTCGAGGCGCCGCACTCGATCTTCCCCGGCACGGACGACACGGACTACTACCGGGGGCTGGTGACCGGGGCCGCCCCGGGCACCGTCCGGCAGGTCGCGGTGTCCAAGGGCGAAGTCGCCGGCGAAGTCGCTCCGGAGAACGGTCAGTCCACGGAGGTGGACGCATGA
- the nuoH gene encoding NADH-quinone oxidoreductase subunit NuoH has product MNTVQLAAEDLSLFGQDVWWLVLLKAVFCFAFLMVTVLFSIVWERKVVAWMQLRIGPNRHGPWGMLQSLADGVKLMLKEDLIVKRADKVIYVLAPIIAAIPAFMAIAVIPFGPADDQISIFGQRTTMQLTDLPIAMLYILAVASVGIYGIVLAGWSSGSTYPLLGGLRSCAQMISYEIAMGAAFASVFLYSGSMSTSAIVEAQADRWFIVLLPVSFIIYVVTMVGETNRAPFDMPESEGDLVGGFNTEYSSIKFALFMLAEYVNMVTVSAVSVTLFLGGWRAPYPISSFWEGANHGWWPMLWFVLKVQLLLFFFIWLRGTLPRVRYDQLMKLGWKVLIPVSVVWLMLVATVRALRNEAYDFSEIVLYVGGAVVAILLLSFVADVFRDKREKKTAAAGAVHDAEPFDPLAGGFPVPPKPGQHLAPVPRRRSRTERELIVSGGTNTESDREEA; this is encoded by the coding sequence GTGAACACCGTTCAACTCGCTGCCGAGGACCTGTCCCTGTTCGGCCAGGACGTCTGGTGGCTCGTCCTGCTCAAGGCGGTCTTCTGCTTCGCCTTCCTGATGGTGACCGTGCTCTTCTCCATCGTGTGGGAGCGCAAGGTCGTCGCCTGGATGCAGCTGCGCATCGGCCCGAATCGGCACGGCCCCTGGGGCATGCTCCAGTCGCTCGCCGACGGCGTGAAGCTGATGCTCAAGGAAGACCTGATCGTCAAGCGGGCCGACAAGGTCATCTACGTCCTGGCCCCGATCATCGCGGCGATCCCGGCCTTCATGGCCATCGCGGTGATCCCCTTCGGGCCCGCGGACGACCAGATCTCCATCTTCGGCCAGCGCACCACGATGCAGCTGACCGACCTGCCCATCGCGATGCTCTACATCCTCGCGGTGGCCTCGGTCGGCATCTACGGCATCGTGCTGGCGGGCTGGTCCTCCGGCTCCACGTACCCGCTCCTCGGCGGCCTGCGCTCCTGCGCACAGATGATCTCCTACGAGATCGCGATGGGCGCGGCCTTCGCCTCGGTCTTCCTCTACTCCGGGTCCATGTCGACCTCGGCGATCGTCGAGGCCCAGGCGGACCGCTGGTTCATCGTCCTGCTGCCGGTGTCCTTCATCATCTACGTCGTCACGATGGTCGGCGAGACGAACCGCGCCCCCTTCGACATGCCGGAGTCCGAGGGCGACCTGGTCGGCGGCTTCAACACCGAGTACTCGTCCATCAAGTTCGCGCTGTTCATGCTGGCCGAGTACGTCAACATGGTCACCGTCTCCGCGGTCTCGGTCACCCTCTTCCTGGGCGGCTGGCGGGCCCCGTACCCGATCAGCTCCTTCTGGGAGGGCGCGAACCACGGCTGGTGGCCGATGCTCTGGTTCGTCCTCAAGGTGCAGCTGCTGCTGTTCTTCTTCATCTGGCTGCGCGGCACGCTGCCCCGCGTCCGCTACGACCAGCTGATGAAGCTCGGTTGGAAGGTCCTGATCCCGGTCTCGGTGGTCTGGCTGATGCTGGTGGCCACCGTCCGGGCCCTGCGCAACGAGGCCTACGACTTCAGCGAGATCGTCCTGTACGTCGGCGGCGCCGTCGTGGCGATCCTGCTCCTCTCCTTCGTCGCGGACGTCTTCCGCGACAAGCGCGAGAAGAAGACGGCGGCCGCCGGGGCGGTGCACGACGCCGAACCCTTCGACCCGCTGGCGGGCGGATTCCCCGTACCGCCCAAGCCCGGCCAGCACCTGGCACCCGTACCGCGCAGGCGGTCCCGCACCGAGCGGGAGCTGATTGTCAGTGGCGGGACGAATACTGAAAGTGACCGAGAGGAGGCTTGA
- a CDS encoding NADH-quinone oxidoreductase subunit G has protein sequence MTVTTPAASGGGAAVPPENTVSLTIDGIELTVPKGTLVIRAAEQLGIEIPRFCDHPLLSPAGACRQCIVEVEGQRKPMASCTITCTDGMVVKTQLTSEVADKSQRGVMELLLINHPLDCPVCDKGGECPLQNQAMSHGNAESRFEGKKRTYEKPVPISTQVLLDRERCVLCARCTRFSNEIAGDPMIELLERGALQQVGTGEGDPFESYFSGNTIQICPVGALTSAAYRFRSRPFDLVSSPSVCEHCAGGCATRTDHRRGKVLRRLAAEDPEVNEEWICDKGRFGFRYAQRPDRLTTPLVRSAAGVLEPASWPEALEAAANGLAAARGRAGVLTGGRLTVEDAYAYAKFARVVLDTNDIDFRARVHSAEEAEFLASEVAGYGVDLGGQWLSYTALEAAPAVLLVGIEAEEEAPGVFLRLRKAHRKRKQRTFSVAPFATRGLEKAGGTLLAAAPGTEPEWLDALASRTGLETGGAEAAEALRLPGAVILVGERLAGVPGALTAAVRAAGVTGATLVWIPRRAGERAAIEAGALPSLLPGGRPATDPRARDEVATAWGLDELPHRYGRDTGQIVEAAATRELSALLIAGVEVADLPDPARARTALQEAFVVSLELRPGEVTDHADVVLPVAAVAEKAGAFINWEGRVRPFEAALKPDQMTRRLAPADARVLHMLADAADRPIALPDVHAVRREIDRLGPWAGERAAGQSADTVALPRPGSGEAVLAGHRLLLDLGRLQEGDDALAGTRHEASARLSAATAAETGVKDGDVLAVTGPAGSVALPLRITEMPDRVVWLPLNSTGSGVLADAGARPGTLVRIGPATPAGQGDTTAEVGA, from the coding sequence ATGACCGTCACCACTCCAGCGGCCTCCGGGGGCGGAGCGGCGGTTCCACCGGAGAACACCGTCTCGCTGACCATCGACGGGATCGAACTGACCGTGCCCAAGGGCACCCTCGTCATCCGGGCCGCAGAGCAGCTCGGCATCGAGATCCCCCGGTTCTGCGACCACCCCCTCCTCTCCCCGGCCGGTGCCTGCCGCCAGTGCATCGTCGAGGTCGAGGGCCAGCGCAAGCCGATGGCCTCCTGCACCATCACCTGCACCGACGGCATGGTCGTCAAGACCCAGCTGACCTCCGAGGTCGCCGACAAGTCCCAGCGCGGCGTGATGGAGCTGCTGCTCATCAACCACCCGCTGGACTGCCCGGTCTGCGACAAGGGCGGCGAGTGCCCGCTGCAGAACCAGGCGATGTCGCACGGCAACGCCGAATCGCGGTTCGAGGGCAAGAAGCGCACCTACGAGAAGCCGGTCCCGATCTCCACCCAGGTGCTGCTGGACCGCGAGCGGTGCGTGCTGTGCGCGCGCTGCACCCGCTTCTCCAACGAGATCGCCGGCGACCCGATGATCGAGCTGCTGGAACGCGGCGCGCTCCAGCAGGTCGGCACCGGCGAGGGCGACCCCTTCGAGTCGTACTTCTCGGGCAACACGATCCAGATCTGCCCGGTCGGCGCCCTCACCTCGGCCGCCTACCGGTTCCGCTCCCGCCCCTTCGACCTCGTCTCCTCCCCGAGCGTGTGCGAGCACTGCGCGGGCGGCTGCGCGACCCGCACCGACCACCGGCGCGGCAAGGTGCTGCGCCGCCTCGCCGCCGAGGACCCCGAGGTCAACGAGGAGTGGATCTGCGACAAGGGCCGCTTCGGGTTCCGCTACGCCCAGCGCCCCGACCGGCTGACCACCCCGCTGGTGCGCAGCGCCGCCGGCGTCCTGGAGCCGGCGAGCTGGCCCGAGGCCCTGGAAGCCGCGGCGAACGGACTCGCCGCCGCGCGCGGCCGGGCCGGGGTGCTGACCGGCGGCCGGCTCACCGTCGAGGACGCCTACGCGTACGCCAAGTTCGCGCGGGTGGTGCTCGACACCAACGACATCGACTTCCGGGCCCGCGTGCACAGCGCGGAGGAGGCCGAGTTCCTGGCCTCGGAGGTCGCCGGGTACGGGGTCGACCTCGGCGGGCAGTGGCTCTCGTACACCGCCCTGGAGGCGGCCCCCGCGGTGCTGCTCGTCGGCATCGAGGCGGAGGAGGAGGCCCCCGGCGTCTTCCTGCGGCTGCGCAAGGCCCACCGCAAGCGGAAGCAGCGGACCTTCTCCGTCGCCCCCTTCGCCACCCGCGGCCTGGAGAAGGCCGGCGGCACCCTGCTGGCGGCCGCCCCCGGCACCGAGCCCGAGTGGCTCGACGCGCTGGCCTCCCGTACGGGCCTGGAGACCGGGGGCGCCGAAGCCGCCGAGGCGCTGCGGCTGCCCGGCGCGGTCATCCTCGTCGGGGAGCGCCTCGCCGGGGTGCCGGGCGCGCTGACCGCCGCCGTACGGGCCGCCGGGGTCACCGGGGCCACCCTGGTCTGGATCCCGCGCCGGGCCGGTGAGCGGGCCGCCATCGAGGCGGGCGCGCTGCCGTCCCTGCTGCCGGGCGGCCGCCCCGCCACCGACCCGCGGGCCCGCGACGAGGTCGCCACCGCCTGGGGCCTGGACGAACTCCCGCACCGCTACGGCCGCGACACCGGCCAGATCGTCGAGGCCGCGGCGACCCGGGAGCTCTCGGCCCTGCTGATCGCGGGCGTCGAGGTCGCCGACCTGCCGGACCCGGCCCGCGCGCGGACCGCCCTCCAGGAGGCCTTCGTGGTCTCCCTGGAACTGCGGCCCGGCGAGGTCACCGACCACGCGGACGTGGTCCTCCCGGTCGCCGCGGTCGCCGAGAAGGCGGGGGCGTTCATCAACTGGGAGGGCCGGGTCAGGCCGTTCGAGGCAGCGCTCAAGCCCGACCAGATGACCCGCCGGCTCGCCCCGGCCGACGCCCGCGTGCTGCACATGCTGGCCGACGCCGCCGACCGGCCGATCGCCCTGCCCGACGTGCACGCCGTACGCCGGGAGATCGACCGGCTCGGCCCGTGGGCCGGTGAGCGGGCCGCCGGGCAGAGCGCGGACACCGTGGCGCTGCCCCGCCCGGGCAGCGGCGAGGCGGTCCTCGCCGGCCACCGGCTCCTCCTGGACCTCGGCCGGCTGCAGGAGGGCGACGACGCCCTGGCCGGTACCCGGCACGAGGCCAGCGCCCGGCTGTCGGCCGCCACGGCCGCCGAGACCGGCGTCAAGGACGGCGACGTCCTCGCGGTCACCGGGCCGGCCGGCTCCGTGGCACTCCCGCTCCGGATCACCGAGATGCCCGACCGCGTGGTCTGGCTCCCGCTGAACTCCACCGGCTCCGGCGTCCTCGCCGACGCCGGCGCCCGCCCGGGCACCCTCGTACGCATCGGCCCGGCGACCCCGGCCGGGCAAGGCGACACCACTGCGGAGGTGGGCGCGTGA
- the nuoF gene encoding NADH-quinone oxidoreductase subunit NuoF, translating into MSVSSELSNGGNGGTSHPETGGGTSPEKLLAPVLSAFWDEPRSWTLETYRRHEGYEGLRKALAMTPDDLIAYVKDSGLRGRGGAGFPTGMKWQFIPQGDGKPHYLVVNADESEPGTCKDIPLLFANPHSLIEGMIIACYAIRSEHAFIYLRGETVPVLRRLHEAVREAYAAGYLGKDIDGTGRNLDITVHAGAGAYICGEETALLDSLEGRRGQPRLRPPFPAVEGLYACPTVVNNVESIASVPAILNKGKDWFKSMGTEKSPGFTLYSLSGHVAGPGQYEAPLGITLRQLLDMSGGMRPGHRLKFWTPGGSSTPMFTDEHLDVPLDYEGVGAAGSMLGTKALQCFDETTCVVRAVTRWTEFYAHESCGKCTPCREGTYWLVQLLRDIEAGQGVMSDLDKLNDIADNINGKSFCALGDGAASPIFSSLKYFREEYEQHITGKGCPFDPRKSTLWADTEVNA; encoded by the coding sequence ATGTCGGTGTCTTCCGAACTGAGCAACGGCGGCAATGGGGGAACCTCCCACCCGGAGACCGGCGGCGGGACCAGCCCGGAGAAGCTCCTCGCCCCCGTGCTGTCCGCCTTCTGGGACGAGCCACGGTCGTGGACGCTGGAGACCTACCGGCGCCACGAGGGGTACGAGGGCCTGCGCAAGGCGCTCGCGATGACCCCGGACGACCTCATCGCCTATGTGAAGGACTCGGGGCTGCGCGGACGCGGCGGCGCGGGCTTCCCCACCGGAATGAAGTGGCAGTTCATCCCGCAGGGCGACGGAAAGCCGCACTACCTCGTCGTGAACGCGGACGAGTCGGAGCCGGGAACCTGCAAGGACATCCCCCTCCTCTTCGCCAACCCGCACTCCCTCATCGAGGGAATGATCATCGCCTGCTACGCGATCCGCTCCGAGCACGCCTTCATCTACCTGCGCGGGGAGACGGTGCCCGTCCTGCGGCGCCTGCACGAGGCCGTGCGCGAGGCGTACGCGGCCGGATACCTCGGCAAGGACATCGACGGCACCGGGCGCAACCTCGACATCACGGTGCACGCGGGCGCGGGCGCGTACATCTGCGGCGAGGAGACGGCGCTGCTCGACTCCCTCGAAGGCCGGCGCGGCCAGCCCCGGCTGCGTCCCCCCTTCCCGGCGGTCGAGGGGCTCTACGCGTGCCCCACTGTCGTCAACAACGTGGAGTCGATCGCCTCGGTTCCCGCGATCCTGAACAAGGGCAAGGACTGGTTCAAGTCGATGGGGACCGAGAAGTCCCCCGGCTTCACGCTGTACTCGCTCTCCGGGCACGTCGCCGGCCCCGGCCAGTACGAGGCCCCGCTCGGCATCACCCTGCGCCAGCTCCTCGACATGAGCGGCGGCATGCGCCCCGGGCACCGGCTGAAGTTCTGGACCCCGGGCGGCTCCTCCACCCCGATGTTCACGGACGAGCACCTCGACGTCCCGCTCGACTACGAGGGCGTGGGCGCCGCCGGCTCGATGCTCGGCACCAAGGCCCTGCAGTGCTTCGACGAGACGACCTGCGTGGTGCGGGCCGTGACCCGGTGGACCGAGTTCTACGCCCACGAGTCCTGCGGCAAGTGCACCCCGTGCCGCGAGGGCACCTACTGGCTGGTCCAGCTGCTCCGCGACATCGAGGCCGGCCAGGGCGTCATGTCCGACCTCGACAAGCTGAACGACATCGCCGACAACATCAACGGCAAGTCCTTCTGCGCGCTCGGCGACGGCGCGGCCAGCCCGATCTTCTCCTCGCTCAAGTACTTCCGCGAGGAGTACGAGCAGCACATCACGGGCAAGGGCTGCCCCTTCGACCCCAGGAAGTCGACCCTCTGGGCCGACACGGAGGTGAACGCATGA
- the nuoE gene encoding NADH-quinone oxidoreductase subunit NuoE, producing MTASPSNQGVSLGMPQLPAPDFPAEVRERLEADAREVIARYPDSRSALLPLLHLTQSEEGYVSRTGIRFCAEVLGLTTAEVTAVATFYTMYRRGPSGDYQVGVCTNTLCAVMGGDAIFEELKEHLGVGNNGTTPDGKVTLEHIECNAACDYAPVVMVNWEFFDNQTPQSAKAMVDDLLAGREVSPTRGAPLCTYKETARILAGFPDEREGAVEATGGAGPASLIGLRIARGESAHTPIVHPRGEATTEGGE from the coding sequence ATGACCGCCAGTCCTTCGAACCAAGGGGTCTCGCTGGGCATGCCCCAGCTGCCGGCCCCCGACTTTCCGGCGGAGGTACGCGAGCGCCTCGAAGCCGACGCCAGGGAAGTCATCGCCCGCTACCCCGACAGCCGCTCCGCGCTGCTGCCGCTGCTGCACCTGACGCAGTCCGAGGAGGGCTACGTCTCGCGCACCGGCATCCGCTTCTGCGCCGAGGTACTGGGCCTGACCACCGCCGAGGTCACGGCCGTGGCGACCTTCTACACGATGTACCGGCGCGGGCCCTCCGGCGACTACCAGGTCGGCGTCTGTACGAACACCCTGTGCGCGGTGATGGGCGGCGACGCCATCTTCGAGGAGCTCAAGGAGCACCTCGGGGTCGGCAACAACGGGACCACCCCCGACGGCAAGGTCACCCTCGAACACATCGAGTGCAACGCGGCCTGCGACTACGCCCCCGTGGTGATGGTCAACTGGGAGTTCTTCGACAACCAGACCCCCCAGTCCGCCAAGGCCATGGTCGACGACCTGCTGGCCGGCCGCGAGGTCTCCCCGACCCGGGGCGCGCCGCTGTGCACCTACAAGGAGACCGCCCGGATCCTGGCCGGCTTCCCGGACGAGCGCGAGGGCGCGGTCGAGGCGACCGGCGGTGCCGGCCCCGCTTCCCTGATCGGGCTGCGCATCGCCCGCGGCGAGTCCGCGCACACCCCGATCGTCCACCCGCGCGGCGAGGCCACCACTGAGGGAGGGGAGTGA
- a CDS encoding NADH-quinone oxidoreductase subunit D has translation MSPISNDAENHASARETTEGTVYTVTGGDWDEIVRSAAKADDERIVVNMGPQHPSTHGVLRLILEIDGETVTEARCGIGYLHTGIEKNLEFRNWTQGTTFVTRMDYLTPFFNETAYCLGVEKLLGITDQIPDRATVIRVLLMELNRLSSHLVCIATGGMELGATTIMIYGFRDRELILDIFELITGLRMNHAFVRPGGLAQDLPPGAVDQLREFLKTMKKNLPEYDKLATGNPIFKARMQDVGYLDLTGCMALGATGPILRSAGLPHDLRKSDPYCGYENYEFDVPTTESCDSYGRFLIRLEEMRQSLRIVEQCLERLEPGPVMVADKKIAWPAQLAMGPDGLGNSLDHIRNIMGTSMEALIHHFKLVTEGFRVPAGQAYAAVESPKGELGVHVVSDGGTRPYRVHFRDPSFTNLQAMAAMCEGGQVADVIVAVASIDPVMGGVDR, from the coding sequence ATGTCCCCCATCTCGAATGACGCAGAAAACCACGCCTCCGCTCGCGAGACGACAGAGGGCACCGTCTACACCGTCACCGGCGGCGACTGGGACGAGATCGTCCGGTCCGCGGCCAAGGCCGACGACGAGCGGATCGTCGTCAACATGGGTCCGCAGCACCCCTCCACGCACGGAGTGCTGCGCCTGATCCTGGAGATCGACGGCGAGACGGTCACCGAGGCCCGCTGCGGCATCGGCTACCTGCACACCGGCATCGAGAAGAACCTCGAATTCCGGAACTGGACGCAGGGCACCACCTTCGTGACGCGCATGGACTACCTGACGCCGTTCTTCAACGAGACGGCGTACTGCCTCGGCGTCGAGAAGCTGCTCGGCATCACCGACCAGATCCCCGACCGCGCCACCGTCATCCGCGTCCTGCTGATGGAGCTCAACCGGCTCTCCTCCCACCTGGTGTGCATCGCCACCGGCGGCATGGAGCTGGGCGCGACCACGATCATGATCTACGGCTTCCGCGACCGCGAGCTGATCCTCGACATCTTCGAGCTGATCACCGGACTGCGCATGAACCACGCGTTCGTCCGCCCCGGCGGCCTCGCCCAGGACCTGCCCCCGGGCGCCGTCGACCAGCTGCGCGAGTTCCTCAAGACCATGAAGAAGAACCTGCCGGAGTACGACAAGCTCGCCACCGGCAACCCCATCTTCAAGGCCCGCATGCAGGACGTCGGCTACCTCGACCTCACCGGCTGCATGGCGCTCGGCGCCACCGGCCCGATCCTGCGTTCCGCCGGCCTGCCGCACGACCTGCGCAAGTCGGACCCGTACTGCGGCTACGAGAACTACGAGTTCGACGTGCCGACCACCGAGAGCTGCGACTCCTACGGGCGGTTCCTGATCCGCCTGGAGGAGATGCGCCAGTCGTTGCGGATCGTCGAGCAGTGCCTGGAGCGCCTGGAGCCGGGACCGGTGATGGTCGCCGACAAGAAGATCGCCTGGCCGGCGCAGCTCGCGATGGGCCCGGACGGCCTCGGCAACTCGCTCGACCACATCAGGAACATCATGGGCACCTCCATGGAGGCCCTCATCCACCACTTCAAGCTGGTGACCGAGGGCTTCCGGGTACCGGCCGGCCAGGCGTACGCGGCCGTCGAGTCGCCCAAGGGCGAGCTCGGCGTGCACGTCGTATCCGACGGCGGGACCCGCCCCTACCGGGTCCACTTCCGCGACCCGTCCTTCACCAACCTGCAGGCCATGGCCGCGATGTGCGAGGGCGGCCAGGTCGCCGACGTCATCGTCGCCGTCGCCTCCATCGACCCCGTGATGGGAGGCGTCGACCGATGA
- a CDS encoding NADH-quinone oxidoreductase subunit C, which produces MSETQEPENGSNVPAPRDQGPEVIGVRKGMFGAAGGGDTSGYGGLVRTVALPGATSRPYGSYFDEVADELEGALEEQDLVPGNAIEKTVVDRGELTFHIAREHLVRVARTLRDDPALRFELCTGVSGVHFPGDKGRELHAVYHLRSLTHGRILRLEVSVPDGDPHVPSLVAVYPTNDWHERETYDFFGLIFDGHPALTRIMMPDDWQGFPQRKDYPLGGIPIEYKGAQIPAPDQRRSYS; this is translated from the coding sequence GTGAGCGAGACGCAAGAGCCGGAGAACGGCAGCAACGTCCCTGCGCCGCGCGACCAGGGCCCCGAGGTCATCGGCGTCCGCAAGGGCATGTTCGGTGCCGCGGGCGGCGGGGACACCAGCGGCTACGGCGGCCTCGTGCGGACCGTGGCCCTGCCCGGCGCGACGAGCCGGCCGTACGGGTCCTACTTCGACGAGGTGGCCGACGAGCTCGAAGGCGCACTGGAGGAGCAGGACCTCGTCCCCGGGAACGCCATCGAGAAGACGGTGGTCGACCGGGGCGAGCTCACCTTCCACATCGCCCGCGAGCACCTCGTCCGGGTCGCGCGCACCCTGCGCGACGACCCGGCCCTGCGCTTCGAGCTCTGCACCGGCGTCTCCGGCGTGCACTTCCCCGGGGACAAGGGCCGTGAGCTGCACGCCGTCTACCACCTGCGCTCGCTCACGCACGGCCGGATCCTGCGGCTGGAGGTGTCCGTCCCGGACGGCGACCCGCACGTCCCCTCGCTCGTCGCCGTCTACCCGACCAACGACTGGCACGAGCGCGAGACGTACGACTTCTTCGGCCTGATCTTCGACGGGCACCCGGCCCTCACTCGGATCATGATGCCGGACGACTGGCAGGGCTTCCCGCAGCGCAAGGACTACCCGCTCGGCGGCATCCCCATCGAGTACAAGGGCGCCCAGATCCCGGCTCCCGACCAGCGGAGGTCGTACAGCTGA
- a CDS encoding NuoB/complex I 20 kDa subunit family protein: protein MGLEEKLPSGFLLTTVEQAAGWVRKSSVFPATFGLACCAIEMMTTGAGRYDLARFGMEVFRGSPRQADLMIVAGRVSQKMAPVLRQVYDQMPAPKWVISMGVCASSGGMFNNYAIVQGVDHIVPVDIYLPGCPPRPEMLMDAILKLHQKIQGGKLGVNREEAAREAEEAALKALPTIEMKGLLR, encoded by the coding sequence ATGGGACTGGAAGAGAAGCTGCCGAGCGGCTTCCTGCTGACCACCGTCGAACAGGCCGCGGGATGGGTGCGCAAGTCGTCCGTCTTCCCGGCGACCTTCGGCCTCGCCTGCTGCGCCATCGAGATGATGACCACCGGAGCCGGCCGGTACGACCTGGCCCGCTTCGGCATGGAGGTCTTCCGCGGCTCCCCGCGCCAGGCCGATCTGATGATCGTGGCCGGGCGGGTCAGTCAGAAGATGGCGCCGGTGCTGCGGCAGGTGTACGACCAGATGCCCGCTCCCAAATGGGTCATCTCCATGGGGGTTTGTGCATCCTCGGGCGGAATGTTCAACAACTACGCGATCGTCCAGGGCGTCGACCACATCGTCCCGGTGGACATCTACCTGCCCGGCTGCCCGCCGCGCCCCGAGATGCTGATGGACGCGATCCTCAAGCTCCACCAGAAGATCCAGGGCGGAAAGCTCGGCGTGAACCGGGAAGAAGCGGCCCGTGAGGCGGAGGAGGCGGCCCTCAAGGCCCTCCCCACCATCGAGATGAAGGGGCTGCTCCGGTGA